From Vagococcus jeotgali, one genomic window encodes:
- a CDS encoding ABC transporter ATP-binding protein codes for MSEENYVIEMRNITKQFGDFKANDNINLQIKKGEIHALLGENGAGKSTLMNILSGLLQPTSGQIFMDGQPVTIANPTDANRLGIGMVHQHFMLVDAFTVTENIILGDEPIKNGVLDSGKSIKELERISKQYGMEVNPNALISDISVGMQQRVEILKTLYRGANIVIFDEPTAVLTPQEIDELILTMKELVKEGKSIIIITHKLDEIKKVADRCTVIRRGKSIDTVNVADVSSQQLADLMVGRSVSFKTEKKPADPKEVVLSVEDLVVKDSRGLDAVKGLSLDVRAGEVVGIAGIDGNGQTELIQAITGLTKVESGKVMVRDKDVTNLKPRQITETSVGHVPEDRHKYGLVLDMTVSENIALQTYYRAPMSKKGILDQGYMDSYAKQLIEEYDVRTTSEKVPVKALSGGNQQKAIIAREMDRDPELLIVSQPTRGLDVGAIEYIHKRLINHRDKGKAVLVVSFELEEILNVSDRIAVIHAGEIVGIVDPKETTENELGLLMAGYSLEEARKELGMKAGGTDV; via the coding sequence ATGAGTGAGGAAAATTATGTCATAGAGATGCGTAATATCACAAAACAATTTGGTGATTTTAAAGCAAATGACAATATCAATCTCCAGATTAAAAAAGGTGAGATTCACGCATTGTTAGGAGAAAACGGTGCTGGTAAATCAACCTTAATGAATATTTTATCTGGATTGCTACAACCGACAAGCGGTCAGATTTTTATGGACGGTCAACCGGTCACAATTGCAAACCCGACAGATGCAAATCGTTTGGGAATTGGTATGGTGCATCAGCATTTTATGCTAGTTGATGCTTTTACAGTAACTGAGAACATTATATTAGGTGATGAACCAATTAAAAATGGTGTTCTTGATAGTGGTAAATCAATCAAAGAGTTAGAGCGTATTTCGAAACAGTATGGTATGGAAGTGAATCCAAATGCTTTGATTAGTGATATTTCTGTTGGGATGCAGCAGCGTGTTGAGATTTTAAAAACACTTTATCGTGGCGCTAATATTGTTATTTTCGATGAGCCGACAGCTGTGTTGACTCCTCAAGAAATTGATGAGCTGATTTTAACTATGAAAGAGTTAGTTAAAGAGGGTAAATCTATTATTATTATTACGCATAAGTTAGATGAGATTAAGAAAGTAGCTGATCGTTGTACGGTTATTAGGCGAGGTAAGAGTATTGATACGGTTAATGTTGCAGACGTATCATCTCAACAATTAGCTGACTTGATGGTTGGACGTTCTGTATCATTTAAAACAGAGAAAAAACCGGCTGATCCAAAAGAGGTAGTTTTATCTGTAGAAGATTTGGTAGTTAAAGATAGTCGTGGACTAGATGCTGTTAAAGGTTTGAGTTTAGATGTTAGAGCTGGAGAAGTTGTAGGTATTGCAGGGATTGATGGCAATGGTCAAACAGAATTAATTCAAGCGATTACTGGTTTGACAAAAGTTGAGTCAGGTAAGGTGATGGTTCGAGATAAAGATGTGACTAATCTAAAACCACGTCAAATTACAGAAACAAGCGTTGGACATGTCCCTGAAGACAGGCATAAGTACGGATTAGTTCTTGATATGACAGTATCAGAAAATATTGCCTTACAAACGTATTACCGCGCTCCAATGAGTAAAAAAGGCATATTAGATCAAGGTTATATGGATTCATATGCTAAACAGCTAATAGAAGAGTATGATGTTCGTACAACAAGTGAAAAAGTACCAGTTAAAGCATTATCTGGTGGTAATCAACAAAAAGCAATTATCGCTCGTGAGATGGATCGTGATCCGGAATTACTGATTGTGTCTCAACCAACACGTGGTCTTGACGTTGGTGCCATTGAATATATACATAAGCGTTTAATTAATCACCGTGATAAAGGTAAAGCTGTTTTAGTTGTTAGTTTTGAATTAGAAGAAATTTTAAATGTATCTGATCGGATTGCTGTTATCCATGCTGGGGAAATCGTTGGGATTGTTGATCCTAAGGAAACTACTGAAAATGAGTTGGGTCTGTTAATGGCTGGTTATTCATTGGAAGAAGCAAGAAAAGAATTAGGCATGAAGGCAGGTGGAACTGATGTTTAG
- a CDS encoding BMP family lipoprotein, with protein MKKSTKFGAGLLTAGLILTLTACGGADKADKTIGGENVSDAKPDSEVHTAAIITDVGGVDDKSFNQSAWEGLKSWGEENKLEKGVKGYDYFQSTDASQYTTNIDQAVSSNFETIFGIGYLLTDAIAAAADQNPETQFGLVDAVIEGKDNVVSLTFKDNEAAYLAGIAAAHSTKTDKVGFVGGEEGVVIDRFQAGFEKGVEDGAKELGKDIKVDVKYAASFGDPAKGKALAANMYQSGVDIIYHASGGTGTGVFQEAKDLNEKASDDKKVWVIGVDRDQEEDGNYKNKDGKEDNFTLTSTVKGVGAAVKDVTEKAQKGEFPGGDTLVYGLKEGGVELTEGHLDHKAIEAVKKARKDVIDGKVEVPETPEKAAKK; from the coding sequence ATGAAGAAATCAACAAAATTTGGTGCAGGACTATTAACAGCAGGATTAATTTTAACTCTAACAGCATGTGGTGGCGCAGACAAAGCCGATAAAACAATCGGTGGAGAAAACGTATCTGATGCAAAACCAGATAGCGAAGTACATACAGCAGCTATCATTACTGACGTTGGTGGGGTAGATGATAAATCATTTAACCAATCAGCTTGGGAAGGTTTAAAATCTTGGGGTGAAGAAAACAAACTTGAAAAAGGTGTTAAAGGATACGATTACTTCCAATCAACAGATGCTAGCCAATATACAACAAATATTGATCAAGCCGTTTCAAGTAACTTTGAAACAATCTTTGGTATTGGTTACTTACTAACAGATGCTATTGCAGCTGCAGCTGATCAAAATCCAGAAACTCAATTTGGTTTAGTAGATGCTGTTATTGAAGGAAAAGATAACGTTGTGTCATTAACATTTAAAGATAATGAAGCAGCTTACTTGGCTGGTATTGCAGCAGCTCATTCAACAAAAACTGATAAAGTAGGTTTTGTTGGTGGTGAAGAAGGTGTCGTTATTGACCGTTTCCAAGCTGGTTTTGAAAAAGGTGTTGAAGACGGAGCAAAAGAATTAGGTAAAGATATTAAAGTTGATGTGAAATATGCAGCTTCATTTGGTGATCCAGCTAAAGGTAAAGCATTAGCTGCTAATATGTATCAAAGTGGTGTGGACATCATTTATCATGCATCAGGTGGTACTGGAACTGGTGTATTCCAAGAAGCTAAAGATTTAAATGAAAAAGCAAGTGATGATAAAAAAGTTTGGGTTATCGGTGTAGATAGAGATCAAGAAGAAGATGGAAACTACAAAAACAAAGATGGTAAAGAAGATAACTTTACTTTAACTTCAACTGTTAAAGGTGTAGGAGCTGCTGTTAAAGACGTAACTGAAAAAGCTCAAAAAGGTGAATTCCCTGGTGGAGATACTTTAGTTTATGGTCTTAAAGAAGGCGGTGTTGAATTAACTGAAGGTCACTTAGATCACAAAGCAATTGAAGCAGTTAAAAAAGCACGTAAAGATGTTATTGATGGAAAAGTAGAAGTTCCAGAAACTCCAGAAAAAGCAGCTAAAAAATAA
- a CDS encoding cytidine deaminase, producing MTNEKEKWIEHAKHAYHKAYVPYSKFPVGAALVTKSGKVYEGCNIENVSYGLTNCAERTAIFKAISEGDKEFKHLVVVGHTREPISPCGACRQVLVEFCEPDMPVTLCNLEGDIKETTMRELLPYSFVEVEVE from the coding sequence ATGACAAACGAAAAAGAAAAATGGATTGAGCATGCCAAACATGCTTATCACAAAGCTTATGTGCCGTATTCTAAATTTCCAGTCGGTGCAGCGCTGGTGACAAAGTCAGGGAAAGTATATGAAGGCTGTAATATTGAAAATGTTTCTTATGGCTTAACAAATTGTGCTGAACGTACAGCGATTTTTAAAGCTATTTCAGAAGGTGACAAGGAATTTAAACATTTAGTTGTCGTTGGACACACTAGAGAGCCTATATCACCGTGTGGAGCATGCCGACAAGTATTAGTCGAGTTTTGTGAACCAGATATGCCTGTTACATTATGTAATTTAGAAGGGGATATTAAAGAAACAACGATGCGAGAATTATTACCATATTCTTTTGTAGAAGTAGAAGTTGAATAA
- a CDS encoding pyrimidine-nucleoside phosphorylase, giving the protein MRMVDLIKKKRDGKTLTKEEIDFIVDGYTSEDITDYQMSAFLMSVYFQDMTDEEITWLTTAMSQSGDVIDLSDIEGIKVDKHSTGGVGDTTTIVLAPLVASVGASVAKMSGRGLGHTGGTIDKLEAIPGFQVEIPNDQFTKLVNESHVAVTGQSGNLAPADKKIYALRDVTATVDSIPLIASSIMSKKIASGADAIVLDVTTGDGAFMKNLDDAERLAHTMVRIGHLANRQTMAIISDMSQPLGNAIGNSNEIIEAIDSLKGNGPEDLMEMVYVLGSQMVVLAKKADTLEEARNMLEESINSGAAVDKFKEMIRNQGGDDSIVDHPELLPHAKYTIEVPAKKSGVVSKIVADQIGVAAMMLGAGRRTKEESIDYAVGLYLNKKVGDEVVEGEPLVTIQANREDVKDVMTVIYDNIEIGESGEEPVLIHKIITE; this is encoded by the coding sequence ATGAGAATGGTTGATTTAATAAAAAAGAAACGAGACGGTAAAACATTAACAAAAGAAGAGATTGATTTTATTGTTGATGGCTACACATCAGAGGATATTACAGATTATCAAATGAGTGCCTTTTTAATGTCAGTTTATTTTCAAGATATGACAGATGAAGAGATAACTTGGCTGACAACGGCTATGAGTCAGTCGGGGGATGTTATTGATTTATCAGATATAGAAGGTATTAAGGTAGATAAACATTCAACAGGTGGTGTTGGAGACACAACAACAATTGTCTTAGCGCCATTAGTGGCTTCTGTAGGTGCATCTGTGGCTAAGATGAGTGGTCGTGGTCTTGGCCATACAGGTGGAACAATTGATAAACTAGAGGCTATTCCGGGTTTTCAAGTAGAAATACCTAATGATCAGTTTACAAAACTTGTTAATGAGAGTCATGTGGCTGTGACAGGCCAGTCGGGTAACTTAGCACCAGCTGATAAAAAAATCTATGCTTTAAGAGACGTTACAGCAACTGTTGATTCAATTCCATTAATTGCCAGTTCTATTATGAGTAAAAAAATCGCTTCAGGTGCTGATGCGATTGTGTTAGATGTGACAACTGGTGATGGTGCTTTTATGAAAAATTTAGATGATGCTGAGCGTTTAGCTCATACAATGGTGAGAATAGGTCATTTAGCTAATCGTCAAACAATGGCCATTATCTCTGATATGTCTCAGCCTTTAGGAAATGCGATTGGTAACTCTAATGAGATTATTGAAGCAATTGATTCACTTAAAGGAAATGGGCCTGAGGATTTAATGGAAATGGTTTATGTTTTAGGAAGCCAAATGGTAGTTTTAGCTAAAAAAGCAGATACACTAGAAGAGGCTCGTAATATGTTAGAAGAGAGTATTAATAGTGGAGCTGCAGTAGATAAATTTAAAGAAATGATTCGTAATCAAGGCGGTGATGATTCAATTGTTGATCATCCTGAGCTTTTGCCACATGCTAAATATACTATTGAAGTACCTGCTAAAAAATCAGGTGTAGTATCTAAAATTGTGGCAGATCAAATCGGTGTTGCAGCTATGATGCTTGGAGCAGGGCGTCGTACTAAAGAAGAATCAATTGATTATGCAGTGGGTCTTTATTTAAATAAAAAAGTCGGTGATGAAGTTGTTGAAGGTGAGCCATTAGTGACAATCCAGGCTAACAGAGAAGATGTGAAAGATGTCATGACTGTTATCTATGACAATATTGAGATTGGTGAATCTGGTGAGGAACCTGTTTTGATTCATAAAATAATAACCGAATAA
- a CDS encoding LacI family DNA-binding transcriptional regulator: MKITIKEIAEIAGVSTTTVSQILNHKGDRFSEETKARVLKAVKDFDYNPDYFAKNMISKQSKTVGMIVPDVTDLFFSKVIEGVETYFNKKGYMILLCNSRHSENMEKDYIKQLQNRSVDGIILASPNSHELEKDLKHSPYILIDRGLNTRKEGNLLVDEYKGTYDAVQHLIDGGHSKIGMLTNEIGYYEMTERFDAYYDCLMNNNILYKEDYLSRGPLTIDGGYQAAKILLAKIPLTALYCGNDQMAVGAYRAARELSLTIPDDLSVVGFDDLEISSFLTPPLTTVFQPAFEIGYTAANYLLRAIEFPNEPVPNKTFETKFIVRNSTKVIDNK, encoded by the coding sequence GTGAAAATTACTATTAAAGAAATAGCTGAAATAGCTGGTGTATCAACAACAACAGTCTCACAAATTTTAAATCATAAGGGTGATAGATTTAGTGAAGAAACTAAGGCAAGAGTATTAAAAGCTGTTAAGGATTTCGATTATAATCCAGATTATTTTGCTAAAAATATGATTAGTAAACAATCAAAAACTGTGGGAATGATTGTACCTGATGTGACAGATTTGTTTTTCTCTAAAGTTATTGAAGGTGTGGAAACTTATTTTAATAAAAAAGGGTATATGATTTTATTATGTAACTCAAGACATTCAGAAAATATGGAAAAAGATTATATCAAACAACTCCAAAATAGATCAGTAGATGGTATTATTTTGGCTAGTCCAAACTCCCATGAACTTGAAAAAGATTTGAAGCATAGTCCTTATATTTTAATTGATAGAGGTCTGAACACACGTAAAGAAGGTAATTTATTAGTTGATGAATACAAAGGGACATATGATGCAGTACAACATCTGATAGATGGCGGGCATTCCAAAATAGGGATGTTAACTAATGAAATTGGTTATTATGAAATGACGGAACGTTTTGATGCTTATTATGATTGTTTGATGAATAACAATATTTTATATAAAGAAGATTACTTAAGTCGTGGCCCTTTAACTATTGATGGTGGTTATCAAGCAGCTAAAATATTATTAGCAAAGATACCACTAACAGCTCTATACTGTGGAAATGATCAGATGGCAGTTGGTGCTTACCGAGCAGCAAGAGAACTAAGCTTAACCATTCCTGATGATTTATCTGTCGTAGGATTTGATGATTTAGAAATTTCTTCATTTTTAACTCCACCTTTAACAACTGTTTTTCAACCAGCTTTTGAAATTGGCTATACAGCAGCTAACTACTTACTTAGAGCTATTGAGTTTCCGAATGAACCAGTACCTAATAAAACTTTTGAAACAAAATTTATTGTTAGAAATAGTACAAAAGTAATTGACAATAAGTGA
- a CDS encoding L-fuculose-phosphate aldolase, which produces MSKMKYLKERTMLVNYGKKMLSEQLTTGTGGNLSIFIREAGVMLITPSGIPYEETKVEDIVLMTLDGEVLEGERQPSSEYDMHRIFYEKTTDINSVVHTHSEFATVFACLQEEILPLHYIIGSIGEKVRCCPYETFGTKELAQTAFEYIGEDKGLLLGNHGVIAVGEDLPAAFSVAKDIEFVARLYYRARSIGQPVLLNEEQLTEVVEKFGTYGQLRTYGK; this is translated from the coding sequence ATGAGTAAAATGAAATATTTAAAAGAGAGAACCATGTTGGTAAATTATGGTAAAAAAATGTTGTCAGAACAATTGACCACAGGAACTGGAGGAAATCTAAGTATCTTTATTCGAGAAGCTGGTGTTATGTTGATTACACCTAGTGGGATCCCTTATGAAGAGACAAAAGTTGAAGATATTGTTTTGATGACTTTAGATGGAGAAGTATTGGAAGGTGAGCGACAGCCATCTAGTGAATATGATATGCATCGTATTTTTTATGAAAAAACAACAGATATTAATAGTGTTGTTCACACTCACTCAGAATTTGCAACGGTATTTGCTTGCCTTCAAGAAGAAATTTTACCCCTTCACTATATTATTGGTTCTATCGGTGAGAAGGTTAGGTGTTGTCCTTATGAAACGTTTGGAACGAAAGAATTAGCTCAGACGGCATTTGAGTATATTGGTGAGGATAAGGGATTATTGTTAGGGAATCACGGGGTAATTGCTGTAGGAGAGGATTTACCAGCAGCTTTTTCGGTAGCTAAAGATATTGAATTTGTCGCTAGACTTTATTACCGAGCGAGATCTATTGGCCAACCTGTTTTATTGAATGAGGAGCAATTAACTGAAGTTGTTGAAAAATTTGGAACTTATGGGCAATTGAGAACGTATGGAAAATAA
- a CDS encoding s-methyl-5-thioribose-1-phosphate isomerase: MERADYGMPFLLQYENVAWYEDGKVRILDRRIYPTEVSYVECTSHIEVAQAITDMVTQSAGPYTAAGMGMALAAFEVRDKSAAQQLEYLNKAAHTIGYARPTTANRMTKITSNCVEVAKIALSQDQNVVLAIFNDTIDSLNRRYTTMDKVGRTLLRQLPKNGKLLTQCFGETIIGTLFRAARESGYDLEVFCAETRPYLQGARLTASCAADLGFKTTVITDNMVAYLFETQHIDLFTSAADSITRDGHIANKIGTNQIAILAQTYGVPYFVTGIPDEDKKNREAIKIEQRDPQLVLECRGIPNTLPNVEGIYPSFDITPPTRISGVVTDKGIYSPFDLESYFEKEITRFY, encoded by the coding sequence ATGGAGAGAGCAGATTATGGGATGCCATTTTTATTACAATATGAAAATGTAGCTTGGTATGAAGATGGCAAAGTGAGAATATTAGATAGGCGTATATACCCGACAGAAGTTAGCTACGTAGAGTGTACAAGTCATATTGAAGTTGCTCAGGCGATTACAGATATGGTGACTCAAAGTGCTGGACCTTACACAGCAGCTGGTATGGGGATGGCTTTAGCAGCTTTTGAAGTAAGAGATAAATCTGCAGCACAGCAATTAGAGTATTTGAATAAAGCAGCTCATACAATTGGCTATGCTAGACCAACTACTGCTAACAGAATGACTAAAATCACTAGCAATTGTGTTGAGGTAGCAAAAATTGCTTTGAGTCAGGACCAAAATGTGGTATTAGCTATTTTTAATGACACGATAGATTCTTTAAACCGTCGTTACACTACTATGGATAAAGTGGGACGTACTTTATTAAGACAACTACCTAAAAATGGTAAATTATTGACTCAATGCTTTGGAGAAACAATTATTGGAACACTCTTCAGGGCAGCAAGAGAGTCTGGTTATGACTTAGAGGTCTTTTGTGCAGAAACGAGACCTTACTTACAAGGGGCTAGATTGACTGCTAGTTGTGCAGCTGACTTGGGTTTTAAAACAACAGTGATTACAGACAATATGGTAGCCTATTTATTTGAAACACAACATATTGACTTATTCACCTCAGCAGCAGATTCTATTACAAGAGATGGACATATTGCTAATAAAATTGGAACGAATCAAATTGCTATTTTAGCCCAAACGTATGGTGTGCCATACTTTGTAACTGGCATTCCAGATGAGGATAAAAAAAATAGAGAAGCTATCAAAATTGAACAACGTGATCCACAACTTGTTTTAGAGTGTCGTGGTATTCCTAATACATTACCAAATGTTGAAGGGATTTATCCTTCATTTGATATTACACCTCCTACAAGAATTAGTGGAGTAGTCACAGATAAAGGTATTTATTCACCTTTTGACTTAGAGAGCTATTTTGAAAAAGAAATAACAAGATTCTATTAA
- the mtnK gene encoding S-methyl-5-thioribose kinase, whose protein sequence is MVQKANEHTLMTKEQIREYIGEHFPLFNSGADVDVREIGDGNINYVFRVIKTNQQESLVVKQADKLLRSSGRPLDIDRNKIEAEVLNIQYKLVPEYVPEVLLYDEKMAVMVMEDISIYENLRYALLAKKVFPKLAQQISQFLVQTLGNTNDVVMDKRQKKAYVKQFINSDMCDISEDLVFTEPYNDYKKRNVITCGNEEFVQSHLYDNHELIAEVAKLREQFMNHAQALIHGDLHSGSIFVTQEGMKVIDPEFAFYGPMGYDIGNVLAHLFLSLVGNGSNEEDDKFDMWVLETISFIFDHVSSGLKQLIFDQTRVSLYKTEEFINYYVDQVMVDALGYTGTEIIRRVVGDSKVKELVDIKQGPQKVKIEQKIIQLATELIMNRQQITKGNQLIKIYKDIYS, encoded by the coding sequence ATGGTTCAAAAGGCAAATGAACACACGTTAATGACTAAAGAACAAATTAGAGAATATATAGGAGAGCATTTTCCTCTTTTTAATTCAGGTGCCGATGTAGATGTAAGGGAAATAGGTGATGGGAATATTAATTATGTCTTTCGTGTTATTAAGACAAATCAACAAGAGAGTTTAGTGGTGAAACAAGCAGATAAGCTACTTAGGTCTTCTGGACGCCCTTTGGATATAGACCGTAATAAAATCGAAGCAGAAGTATTAAATATTCAATATAAGTTAGTTCCTGAGTATGTTCCAGAAGTTCTTTTGTATGATGAGAAGATGGCTGTTATGGTGATGGAAGATATATCAATCTATGAAAACTTACGTTATGCCTTATTAGCCAAAAAGGTATTTCCAAAATTAGCTCAACAAATTAGTCAGTTTTTAGTCCAGACATTAGGAAATACAAATGATGTTGTGATGGATAAGCGTCAAAAAAAAGCATATGTAAAACAGTTTATTAATTCTGATATGTGTGATATTAGTGAAGATCTTGTCTTTACAGAGCCTTATAATGACTATAAAAAACGTAATGTTATAACCTGTGGTAATGAAGAATTTGTTCAAAGTCATTTATATGATAATCATGAGTTAATTGCGGAAGTTGCTAAATTAAGAGAGCAATTTATGAATCATGCACAAGCATTAATTCATGGTGACCTTCATTCTGGTTCGATTTTTGTGACCCAAGAAGGGATGAAAGTGATTGATCCTGAATTTGCCTTTTACGGGCCTATGGGATATGATATCGGCAATGTTTTAGCACATTTATTTTTATCATTAGTAGGTAATGGAAGCAACGAAGAAGACGATAAATTTGATATGTGGGTTTTAGAGACTATTAGTTTTATTTTTGACCATGTATCATCAGGCCTCAAACAATTAATATTTGATCAAACAAGGGTGTCTTTATATAAGACTGAAGAGTTCATAAATTATTATGTTGACCAGGTTATGGTAGATGCTCTTGGTTATACAGGGACAGAAATCATTAGACGTGTAGTAGGAGATTCAAAAGTGAAAGAGCTAGTGGATATAAAGCAGGGTCCCCAAAAAGTAAAAATAGAACAAAAGATTATTCAACTAGCTACTGAATTAATTATGAATCGCCAACAGATAACTAAGGGTAATCAATTAATTAAAATCTATAAAGATATATATTCTTAG
- a CDS encoding LPXTG cell wall anchor domain-containing protein gives MAAIDEVHTASEVEKVMAKLLFSKVEPGKPGANNNKPGTTTSVNKPATGSTTAGSKGSAAKGSTTGSKDSSKQLPQTGEEVRNGLIAGGLASVLGGAALFFRKPR, from the coding sequence GTGGCAGCAATTGATGAAGTACATACAGCTTCAGAAGTTGAAAAAGTTATGGCTAAGTTATTATTCTCTAAAGTAGAACCAGGTAAACCAGGTGCTAACAATAATAAACCAGGAACAACTACTTCTGTAAATAAACCAGCAACTGGATCAACAACAGCAGGATCTAAAGGATCAGCTGCCAAAGGATCTACAACGGGATCAAAAGATTCATCTAAGCAATTACCACAAACAGGTGAAGAAGTAAGAAATGGCTTAATTGCTGGTGGATTAGCTTCAGTTTTAGGTGGGGCAGCATTATTTTTCAGAAAACCAAGATAA
- a CDS encoding IS30 family transposase yields the protein MVKIKNNTKTSSYKHLSLKERQLIEVWHNMGDSNREIGRRLGRHHQTISNELKRGTTTQIKENKKPKQLYFADTGQAKYIENRKRCGSKSKLVSAVDFINYACKQMIDFNWSPDAIVGFIKSLGTWDKPIVSTKTLYNYIDKGFLPVRNHHLKMKVRLSPKKKRSRQHKKALGKSIDERPSKIDSRQEFGHWEIDSVIGSKSKDDNALLTLVERKTRYMITVVLDDHTEESVSYAIKQLKYEFGRARFSSIFQSITADNGSEFSSLDDTLQQMTDIYFAHPYSSWERGTNERHNGLLRQFVPKGTPICHYSKQFIQLATEKVNLLPRKILNYRQPATLFLEEIQNLKIKTCW from the coding sequence ATGGTGAAAATTAAGAATAACACAAAGACATCTAGTTATAAACATCTTTCCTTAAAGGAAAGGCAGCTTATTGAAGTTTGGCATAATATGGGAGACTCTAATAGAGAAATTGGTAGACGATTAGGCCGACACCATCAAACAATAAGTAATGAGCTTAAACGAGGAACGACCACGCAAATCAAAGAAAATAAGAAACCTAAACAACTCTATTTTGCTGATACGGGGCAAGCTAAATACATAGAAAACAGGAAACGCTGTGGTTCGAAATCTAAGCTAGTTAGTGCTGTTGATTTTATTAATTATGCTTGTAAACAAATGATAGACTTTAATTGGTCACCAGATGCAATTGTTGGCTTTATCAAGTCTTTAGGGACTTGGGATAAACCTATTGTTTCTACTAAGACACTTTATAACTATATTGATAAAGGTTTTTTACCAGTCAGAAATCATCATCTCAAGATGAAAGTTAGACTATCACCTAAAAAGAAAAGAAGTCGTCAGCATAAAAAAGCTCTTGGAAAATCAATTGATGAACGACCTAGCAAAATTGATTCTAGACAAGAGTTTGGTCATTGGGAAATAGACAGTGTCATTGGTTCAAAATCTAAAGATGATAATGCTCTACTTACACTTGTTGAAAGAAAAACTCGCTACATGATTACTGTTGTTCTAGATGATCATACTGAAGAGTCTGTTAGTTACGCTATTAAACAGTTAAAATATGAGTTTGGAAGAGCCCGATTTAGTAGCATATTTCAATCGATTACTGCTGATAATGGCAGTGAATTTAGCTCACTTGATGATACTCTGCAACAAATGACTGATATCTACTTTGCTCACCCTTATTCATCTTGGGAACGAGGAACAAACGAAAGACATAATGGTTTATTACGGCAATTTGTTCCGAAAGGAACTCCTATCTGTCACTATTCGAAGCAGTTCATACAACTGGCTACTGAAAAGGTTAATCTTTTGCCGCGTAAAATTTTAAACTATAGACAACCAGCAACATTGTTTTTAGAAGAAATTCAAAATCTTAAGATCAAAACATGTTGGTAA